In Companilactobacillus allii, one genomic interval encodes:
- the phoU gene encoding phosphate signaling complex protein PhoU, protein MRSTFEEQLNDLHLRFSEMGMMASEAIMKSVKAYINHDKALAKEVIEKDVYINKRETDLEKDSFEMIALQQPVTSDLRMIVTVLKASSDLERMGDHAVSIAQETIRVKGKTRIPEMEKLISEMGDMSTSIVEDSLEAYLKRDDKMAEDVARRDIEIDEKSKMINELCIKDMQKTADNILSGTSYMLVASYLERVGDYSTNICEWVVYLNSGHVIELNRKHMAEQD, encoded by the coding sequence ATGCGTAGTACTTTTGAAGAACAACTTAACGACTTACATTTACGATTTTCAGAAATGGGAATGATGGCTAGTGAGGCAATTATGAAGTCTGTTAAAGCCTATATCAATCACGATAAAGCATTAGCTAAAGAAGTTATCGAGAAGGATGTTTATATAAATAAACGAGAGACTGATCTTGAAAAGGATTCCTTTGAAATGATAGCTCTACAACAACCCGTTACTTCGGATTTACGTATGATCGTTACAGTATTGAAAGCTAGTTCAGATCTTGAACGTATGGGAGATCACGCTGTAAGTATTGCCCAAGAAACAATCAGAGTTAAAGGTAAGACACGTATACCAGAAATGGAAAAGTTGATCAGTGAAATGGGTGACATGAGCACAAGTATCGTTGAAGATTCACTAGAAGCATATTTAAAACGAGACGATAAGATGGCTGAAGATGTTGCACGTCGTGATATTGAGATCGATGAAAAGAGTAAAATGATCAACGAACTGTGTATCAAGGATATGCAAAAAACGGCTGATAATATCTTGAGTGGTACTTCATATATGCTAGTAGCCAGTTATCTTGAACGTGTTGGAGATTACTCAACTAATATTTGTGAATGGGTAGTTTACTTAAATAGTGGTCACGTGATTGAATTAAATCGTAAGCATATGGCTGAACAGGATTAA